The Rosa chinensis cultivar Old Blush chromosome 7, RchiOBHm-V2, whole genome shotgun sequence DNA segment ttcttttttttttttcttcttgttttctcttgggttttccccaccccacacttgtctttcatcatcACCCCTACACAcaatgtcatgctctactaagtccctaagacaagggtagagatatcatatcctgtactaagctcatggtagggtagtgagggtgatgaaacaaaagtttacaacgtaggctcaaaggggttcattctatggagtcccacgacgggcacaattggggacacatgcttgtttggctatggtggttaccttaatgccttctatcctatccaagatcagggcatattatggtatacaagttttgacagtcacaacagtcgagttctagtattctctagtccattaaaatctatggcacatgatcattggattttcaaagaatgatgaggttttgcaaataatACAACCATGAAATTTTGGAATTATCAAttagcactcgaaaagaaagtattttagctcaacagctcactggGGGTCAAATGAATTGGAcataatcctagcatgcttaatgaaccaaggtACAATcttatctcaaatcttcatacaagtatcacaatgtcgattaaccatagaattcaattaagtcatatttcgattgtgaaaaccttcagctaTGAATTcaaagacatgttcatcctagacgttaggagcatcctaagactcaaacacacaaaaaagactctaaaaccaacgaaaatattttttttttaattttttttttttaaaaaaaaactaaaataaaggtttaaacccaccccacacttagaatctacattgttctCAATGTAGacaaaaaaatatggtatatagaccctaaatatggggggctatgaaaataagggaagggtaaaacaaacaataaacaaagacacaagtacaattcaacctaagcaagtgaagggatagaaatgtcaaactctcgttgatggctcctccccAGCttcagttgaaatgggttgcctcccatgcagcacttaatatttatagtccttcagcctggagtcttctccttgttcacaagTGCTaggtcaagtgttagtaacatatacaaggttcgaaatacaaacattatgtctttcctaaaCTTTCtgagttacttttacatttacatacttaggtactggaacagaggacctcggtgtgcaatgggactatagaattgctaccctcgacaaggtcatgtttaatccaatataccttaagcatgttacacaacattttgttagtttgttataaacatagttaataactcaattgattccaagttgtaagtcgagcccaatagaaaccactactattggtgagatacgatatagggatagtcgcccagacataagtctctttcctttgtttcaaaaggccgaatggccagattaagaggtaagtgagagggaggactcattttagtgatactccggaggctactccctcattgaggtttaggcccctatcggctactcccacatagtggtttaggctcattctatagtatctctgatatccaattgaacccatcacccagtgtcccaatctaagacaccatctgtatgccccttactcagttgggaaattaacttatgtgttagaccgttctccaagtgctaataaaggccgccctcaaccttaagagacctgagcaaggtactaatgaaggatttaggccaatattaacaaaagggcccttgtctactcatacgattttacacacttacaacaattaagtatttagctaaattcataacctaagtatattaatataagtgaaacacatacaatttacaacatgctaaaaaaaaactcattctacaatttacaatatacaatttacaacatgcttaaaaaaaaaaaatcattctacAGTgtgtacaacaattataaaagacatacttaatttcgtaacactcataaaacttaaactaaatcacaattatagttTGGCCAAAcataaatcgcaatttgtcaccattccacaattgtattacaaaaaattagcatgcattctatatacaacaaaaaatcaatgacactttaagtgcaagggattttaacaatccccggcaacggcgccaaaaactaaTTAGTACCATCATCACTATTAGACTGATTCACTCACTCACACTCAAATAATGAGAGAAGCACCATTGTCAGCTGGTGTAAGATGCAATATCATTGTAGCAGCCTTGACAGCCCAAACCTGAGGCTCCGGGTAACTATCCATATTCTGTGGCCCAAAGCAGGAAACAAGCATATCAGTGTGTATAACCCCCAGGTTGAGAGCCATAATGGCCACGTCCTTCGGCAACTCCTTAGCCACCGACCGGGTCAAACATTTGGAGGCACAGTAAGGCGCCACGTGTGCTGCACCTGATCTACCCCAGCTGGAAGATATGTTGAATATGATTCTGGTGGCCAGACCGGGATCCCTCTTGAGCATCAGAGGAATGAAGTGGCGCAACACGTTCGTGACCCCCTTGACATTGGTGTCAACGATGCTGTCAAACTCCTCGGCCGgaattgtcacgccccgaattttgaataaataaattcaaaatcgagacacgataacttaacaagcacaagaaaacacatagaaaattctTCATTTAAAGTAAGCGATAAAACAAAccgagctcacaatgtcaataccaactcgttctttagagtcatatattacatcaccaagtgtttacaaattaaactgaacaacaattcaataagtaatcCGGCTCACCAACTctctacacagcggaagactaaaacCAATACACTTCTATGTCCACACTACAGAAGgtacacctcagcttcgatgacgattaatcgatattctaacctgcacaataaaccctacgccatggaatagtgcaccgggttgaaacaacaaacccggtaagcttttgcaagctcgtgtgaataaactcaattaaaatgactcacgtcacacatgcttataatttctcaactcgtgagataaattaaagcaacaacatttaactccgcaaaacacaaccaaacatacaatcacactaggtaaaacttagtaatccctgcatagaaaattagttcaggagatcacctaaaatcacacaattcaaatcatagcaactcatgcatatagtttagttcaggaaattactttaaaacaaacaattcaaaaggctataatccctgcatataacttagttcatgagattacattaaaatcaaacaatagaaatgaagAATGAACATAAATAAGGAAGTCAAACAATTCACGTGAataacgaggaaaacctttcaactcgaagaaaataactcacaccaaaatcacGAGGAATCCACCGATTCAATTTAAGGAAGCAACACACACTATGATTCTTTAAAAACCAACATTCTTTTCGCAAAAGaaacaacacaagtcaccccgtgacaaaatcataagaaatgttaacctaacaaatcaatATGAAAATCTGGTCCACCCTGAACAcgttggcagacagactagagctcgaACTGAATCataacctgtcacctcggccgaggttcagCCTTACAATAATAATTGCCTGAGGTCACAACCTGCGACCCTCGATTCTTAGGTCAACCTGAcccttagatcaaaacatttaaacGAGTCTCACTAGACCCAAAACGTTATTCAAATCActaaaaggagaaatcacaacctgtgactcccacatcttcaaacacttttcaaaacaatagaaatagcATTTCCCACAACATATTGTTACCCGAAAAGTCATACCCCAAAACAATATATGAACTCACTGACAAATATTGTTTGCATCACACAATTCTACCAATACATATATGTTTCCGACATAAGTAAATGTTCAATTCAATAATCTACATATCACAATACCACACCATCcagatatatatttcacataaataaaTATC contains these protein-coding regions:
- the LOC112175939 gene encoding NADPH-dependent pterin aldehyde reductase; translation: MNVVASKGAANGSRTVLITGVSKGLGLAFAVEMAKRGHTVIGCSRSQDKLTSLQSELSDKHLFLSADVSSNSGIQELDRVVMEKKGVPDIIINNAGVINNNNKLWEVPAEEFDSIVDTNVKGVTNVLRHFIPLMLKRDPGLATRIIFNISSSWGRSGAAHVAPYCASKCLTRSVAKELPKDVAIMALNLGVIHTDMLVSCFGPQNMDSYPEPQVWAVKAATMILHLTPADNGASLII